The genomic segment TGGCCTTGGCTGAAGATGGTGTCGGCCGTGGCAGTCAACATGGACCTGTTCAAAGAACGCAACGCGACGGCGCTGCTGCCGCTGGATCGCGAACTGCGGGACTGGACGTTCGACGAGTTTCTCAAGGCCGCCCAAGCCACGACTTTCAGCCGCAACGGCGGAAGCAATCCTGATGTTTACGGAACGGTCGTGTGGGGGAAGGACGCGCCATTCTATATGTATTTGAACGGATTGACCAATGGCGGCAACATCGTGAATTCGACGTTCGAAAAAGCGACCATTACGGACAAGCCGTTTGAAGAGGGGCTTCAGTTCACGATCGACCTCGCGAACAAGCACAAGGTGGCGCCTCCGGGAGGCGCGGGAATCAGCGCCATGAACGCCAAGGAGATGTTCTTGAACCAGCAGATCGCCATGATGCCCGACGCTCCGTTCCTGCTCGAGGAAGCCAAAAGCGCGCCCAAGCCTTTCGAAATCGCGTTTGTGGCTCCGCCGCACGGAGCGAACCAGCCGACCGCGGCCTGGAACAACGTCGGAGGCTTCATCGTTTTTAAGCAGCAAAACGAAGAGAAGAAAAAATTGGTCATGGAATTCGCCCGGTTCATTACGAACAGCGAAAACTCCAAAATCGTCAAGCAGATCGGCACGTTCCCGGCCCGCAATTCTTCGGGCAACCTGTACAGCGACGACCCGGTCATGACGTATTTCGACAAGCTGTCCAATTACGGCAATTCGGTATTTTCGCGCTCGTTCGGTCTGGTCGATGTCGGCGATTGGGAGAAGGAAATCCAGGCTATGCTGATCGGCGGCAAGAAGGTCGGCGATTCGCTGGCGACGCTGGACGGCATTTTGCAGAAAAAAATGCAAGAGTAGACGAATTAAAAGGATAAGCGGAGAAGTTCTCCCGGTTGCCGAATGGAGGAAACCGGGAGAACGGACGCTTAAGACGACCGGTTTGGGGTGAAATGCGATGTACCGACTGCGGAAAGCGCTTCCGGGTTACCTGTTTCTATTGCCGTCTTGTGCGTTGTTCGCCGTGTTTATGTTTACGCCCATTTTCCGGGGACTTCAGCTCAGCTTCCAGC from the Cohnella hashimotonis genome contains:
- a CDS encoding ABC transporter substrate-binding protein: MRKFSLIWTAALTIALTLSACGNGSKGANGSSSPDNAATSAASGNQSAAKVPIKLWVYPMMNGINGDGTGNPDDWAKEYARQFQAQYPNADISVELLDWAGGTEKIDVAVAAGSPPDLVYTINNFGGVTKYGKLGVLEPIDDYLEQSDWDDYSDAVKGALQYKNKTYMWPWLKMVSAVAVNMDLFKERNATALLPLDRELRDWTFDEFLKAAQATTFSRNGGSNPDVYGTVVWGKDAPFYMYLNGLTNGGNIVNSTFEKATITDKPFEEGLQFTIDLANKHKVAPPGGAGISAMNAKEMFLNQQIAMMPDAPFLLEEAKSAPKPFEIAFVAPPHGANQPTAAWNNVGGFIVFKQQNEEKKKLVMEFARFITNSENSKIVKQIGTFPARNSSGNLYSDDPVMTYFDKLSNYGNSVFSRSFGLVDVGDWEKEIQAMLIGGKKVGDSLATLDGILQKKMQE